The nucleotide window GCCCAGCGCATCTGTCCGGGAAGTGGCGATTGTGGTGGGTCCAGGTCAGGCCCAGAGGGTCTTCGGGTCGACGGCCTCGGTGGCGGGTGCGACCGGGGTCTCCGGCTGGGTGCGCGAGAAGCGCGGGGCGACCTGCGCCTGGGTGACGCCGTCGATGTCGACGAGGTTGGCACGAGCGGCCATGTGTGCGTCGCTCGGCGCCTCGGCGAAGGTCAGCACCGGCGAGGTGCAGGCGTCGGTGCCGTCGAAGATCTTGGCCCACTCGTCGCGGGTGCGGGAGTTGAAGGTGTCGGTGAAGACCTCCTTCAGCTTGCCCCAGTTCGCGATGTCGTTCTGTGCCGGCAGGTCGGCGTCGGCGAGGCCGAGGCCCTTGAGCAGCTCGGCGTAGAACTGCGGCTCGATGGCGCCGACGGCCATGTACTTGCCGTCGGAGGTCTCGTAGACCTCGTAGTACGGGGCGCCGGTGTCGAGCATGTTCACGCCGCGGGTGTCGCTCCACAGGCCGGTGCCGCGGAATGCCCACATCATCTGTCCCAGAACGGAAGCGCCGTCGACCATGGCAGCGTCGACGACCTGTCCCTTGCCGGAGATGCCGCGCTCGAGCAGTGCCGCGAGCACGCCCACGACGAGGAACATCGACCCGCCGCCGAAGTCGCCGGCCAGGTTGAGCGGCGGCACCGGACGATCGTCCTTGCGGCCGATCGCGTGGAGCAGACCGGTGAGCGAGATGTAGTTGATGTCGTGTCCGGCGAGGTTGGCGCGCGGCCCCTCCTGGCCCCAGCCGGTCATGCGGCCGTACACCAGGCCGGGATTCACCGCGGCGAGGTCGTCGGGACCGAAGCCGAGACGCTCCATGACGCCCGGACGGAAGCCCTCGATGATGACGTCGGCCTTGGCGACGAGCTCGAGGATCGTGGCGCGGTCGGTCTCGTCCTTCAGGTTGGCCTCGACGACGCGACGGCCGCGCAGCAGCGCATCGGCGTTCACGCCGGGCTTGGGCAGTGAGCCGGGTCGCTGGACACGGACCACGTCGGCGCCGAGGTCGGCGAGCAACATGGCCGCGTGGGGTCCCGGGCCGATGCCGGCGAACTCGATGACCCGGATGGAGCTGAGTGGGCCGGGCTTTCCGCTGTTGTGGGGTGTCGTACTGCTCATGTGTCGTCCTCCGGTCGTTGTACTGCCACTGTGTCAGGCGTCACGCATTACGCATTAGCATTCCACAACCGATCGAACGCTCGTCAGCCTGGTCGGCACGAGGTTTGCGGCCCGTTTCTCCCTGTTTTTGGGCCGAGGGGCAGAAGCTTGGGAGCGCGATGGCTAGCATTGGTCAGATGACAGGACCGTCGACGCTGGGGCAGTGCAGCTGGCCGGACCTCGATGGGAAGGTGATCACTCTCGTGGTACCTCTCGGTTCTGTCGAACAGCACGGTCCGCACCTGCCCCTGGATACCGACACGCGCATCGCCTCGGCGGTCGCCGACGTCGTCTGTGAGCGCCTCGTGGCCGAGGACATCCTGCGGGCCCCCGACCTCAACTACGGCGCGAGTGGCGAACACGAGGGCTTCGCCGGGACGATCTCCATCGGTCACGATGCCCTCCGCGGGATGCTCATCGAGTACGGGCGCAGCGCCTGCCGCTGGGCCAGGCGCATCGTCTTCGTCAACGGGCACGGCGGCAACACGCGGACGCTGATCGACGCGGTGACCCGACTTCGGTACGAGGGACGCGACGCCGCCTGGTTTCCGTGCGCCTTCCCGGGTGCGGACGCTCATGCCGGATTCACCGAAACCTCTGTGCTGCTTCATGTTTCGCCGTCGATGGTCGACACCGCGCGGGCGGTCGCCGGAAATCGCGAGCCGGTGGGTGCGCTCCTCGGTGCGATGCGCGAAGGCGGTGTCGGGGCAGTCAGCCCGAACGGTGTGCTGGGTGATCCCACCGAGGCCACCGCCGACGAGGGTCGGCGACTGGTGGCCGAGGTGACCGATCGTCTCGGTGAAGCGCTCGTTTCCTGGCAGGTCGACGAACTGGGGCGGCTCGGATGACCGCACTCGACGACTCGGCGCCCCGCGGCACCGGCGAAACCACTGGCGCACAGTCTGTTTCGAATGAAGGCGCAGAGGACGGCGCCGACTCGCCGGGCGAGGCGGCGCCGGAGAATCCCACCGACCTGCCCGACGGCTTCCAGGTTCAGATCGACCTGGGGTCCGCGCGCGGCGGTGACCTCCGCTACCTCGTCGGCGGCTCTCCGACACGACTGCTGCGCATGTCCGACGCCGCACTCGGGATGACCTCTGATGACGGTCGAATCGAGGTGTGCGACAACGTGACCCGCCGTCTGGCCCGGGCGCTGCTGGACGCCGGAATCGCGAACCCCCGCCCGATGTTCGGGCCGCAGCCGGCCGACGTCACCGTGGTGGTGCCGGTCAAGGACAACCAGGCCGGCGTGGACCGGCTCCTCGACGCTCTCGACGGTCTGACGGTCGTGGTCGTCGACGACGGATCGGACGTGCCGATCGTGGCCGATCGGCCCGGTGCGAAGGTGATCCGGTTCGACGACAACCGCGGTCCGGCGGCCGCGCGGAACGCCGGGGCGGCCGCCGCCACCACCGATTTCGTGGCCTTCCTCGACTCCGACGTCGTTCCCGACCCGGACTGGCTGACCGTGCTCCTGACCCACTTCTCCGACCCGACCGTGGGGATCGTGGCCCCCGGATCGTCGGACTCCGATCCGCCGACGGATCGTCCTCGCTGGCGGAGCGGTACGAGAACGGCTGGTCGTCGCTGGACATGGGCCCCGAGGAGTCCGCGGTTCTGCCCTCGACCCGCGTCCCGTACGTTCCCAGTGCGGCGATCGTGGTGCGGCGCAGCGCATTCTGTGGTTTCGACGAGTCTCTCCGGGTGGCCGAGGACGTGGACGCATGCTGGCGGATGCACACCGCGGGCTGGCGGATTCGTTACGACCCGGTCGCCCGGGTGGCGCACGACCACCGCACCGACCTGCGCTCGGTGCTGTCTCGACGATGCTTCTACGGAACCGGGGCCGCGCACCTCGCCGCACGTCATGGCGACCGTGCCGCCCCGATGGTGATGTCGGTGCCGATGGCCGCGGCCGTGGTCGCGCTGTTGTCGCGAACCCGCGTGGGCGCGGCGCTGGCGATGATCATCCTCGCGCACCTCGCGACCCGTCTGCGCAAGCGGCTCGGAGACCTGCCGTCGGCGCCTCTCGTCTCGGCGCAACTCACCGGACGCGCCGCCGGGTTCGGGCTACTGCAGGCGGCCGATGCGATCTGCCGGCACTACTGGCCGGTGGCACTGCTGCTGGCCTGCGTGTCGAGACGCTTCCGCACACTCGCGGTTCAGGTGGCGATCGTCGAGGGGGTGGTGTCCTGGTTCCGGGACCTGCTCGCGGACCCGACCACCCCGCCGGCCCTGGGGCCGTTCCGCTATCTGCTGATGCGCCGCCTCGACGACCTCGCCTACGGGGCCGGTCTCTGGCAGGGCGTCATCACCCACCGAGACGCGGAGGCATTGCGCCCGGTCATCTCCCGATGACCCGTCCTCTCCGGATGTCGTCGCCCGACGAGCGTCTGACCGCGGACGTCGTCATCGTCGGCGCGGGGAGCGCCGGGTGCGTCCTCGCGGAGAGACTGTCGAGAGACCCCGGCCGCGACGTCGTGCTGCTCGAGCGCGGACCCGGACGCCGGCCGGGGCCGGAGGCGCGGGACCTCCGGGCTCTCCCCATCGGCGACCATGCGCGCTACGTGGTCCGGCACGTCACCGATCTCGACGGTCTGACCGCGGCGCGCGGGTCCGCGGTCGGTGGATCGTCGGCGGTCAACGGTGGATACTTCCTCCGCTGGCACCGGGATGACTTCGCGGACTGGCCGGCCGGCTGGGACCTCGACGCCGTCGACGCCGCCTACTCCGAGCTCGACGGGATCGCCGGTTCGATGAGCGTCTCACCGGTGTCCGACGACGAACTCGGTGATGCCGGAGGAGCTTTCGAGCGATACTGGTCGGCGAGGGTGCCGGTTCGGCCCGTCGACGCCCGCTGGCCGGTGGTCGGCGTCAACCGCGTGCTCGGCAACCGGTCCGGGATGCTGCGGCGGACCGCGGCCGAGGCCTACCTGGAGCAGGCCCTCGACCGGCCCAATCTCCGCGTACTGGCCGACTGTGAGGTCCGGCGGCTCGCGGTCTCCGGTGGCCGGCGCGTCACCGGTGTCCGGGCCGACCGGTTCGCCGTCAGTGCGGGCGAGGTGATCCTCGCTGCCGGGACGCTGGGCACCGCGCAACTCCTCCTCGTCTCCGGCCTCGAGGCGCTCGACGGGGCCGATCACCTCGAGGCCGGCGAGCACCGGGGACTCGCGGTCTCCTATCGCCGGATGGCGCCGGCCGACCCCGGAATGGTTCTCCCGACGGTGGTGCACACCGATGACGGACTCGAGATCCGTTGCTATCGAGATGATTTCGCAGCATTCATCGACGGTCTTCCGCCCACTGGGCCGATGGTCGAGGTGACCGCGATGAGTCGGTCGCCCGTTCGGCTCGTCGCGGGTGATGAACGGGTTCGCCTCGAATTCGGCGAACCGTCGCCCGAGGTCACCGTGTCGATGCGGGCCGGAGCCGACCGGGTGGTGGAGATGCTGCGATCGCGCGAGTTCGCCGGCATCGTCGTGCCGGGAAGTGCGTCGGTGGCCGCGGTGCCGGGGTTCTCCCAGCACGCCTGGGGCACGATGCCGATGGGTGTGCGCACCGATGCGCTCGGCGCGGTCCACGGGGCCGAGGGGCTGCGCATCGTCGACGGGTCGATCCTGCCCACCGGTGGCCGCAGCGGTCCGCACGCCACGATCATGATGATGGCCGTCCACATCGGCAATCGACTGGCGGGTCTCGGATGAGTGCCGGCGCGTGATCCGTTGCAGTCTGCACCAGCGGGACCGCTTCCTGCCCGCGGGCGCTAGCCAATAAGCGGGAAGGAATCGGCCACGCGGGAACATCTACTACCGAAAGTCGTTGGCGCGCCCTCTGATCCGTCGATCTGGTGCCGATCGGAATTGTCGGTGGCTGCTCGTATGGTGGTGTCATGGCTTTCGAGTTCGGCACCATCGACCCCGTCGGGGATGTCCCCGACCCGGGTTTTGATGTGTTCGAACCCCTCGCCGGACTCTCCCCGGAAGCCTTGATCGCCACTGCTCGATATTCGGCGTCGATGAACGCGGTCAACACCTGCCGCATGGCGATGGCCGCCAGTCTGCTGCATGACCACCGCGAGGAGGACTACCAGCTGCGGCGCAGTCAAGTCCATTCCGGGCAGGCCGAGTCGGTCGACGACCTGATGGCAATGACCGCCGAGGTGTTGGCCGGTCGCGATCCGTATGAGGAGTTCGGCCCGAACGGGTTCGAGCAGGCCACCGCCGAGTTCGGCGCCGCGATGAACATGACCTCGGCTCAGGCGCGGGACATGATCCGTACCGGCGATGCGATGCGATACCGACTCCCACTCACCGGCACCACCCTGGCCTGTGCCCGCATCGACATGTCACGGTTCCAGATCGCGATGAAGCGCACCGATTTCGTCGACGATGCCACCATGCCGACCGTCGACGCGGCGTTGGCCGAAGCCATCCTGGCCCGCGACCCGATGTCCACCACACGGTTCACCACGATGGTCGACCAGATCGTCCACACCCACGCCCCCGATGCGGTGAAACGCCGCAACGAACACGCCGCCCGCGACCGCGGTCTCACGATCCGCCCGGACCGGCACCAGCCCGGCCAGTCGCGCATCGCCGGGCATGTGCCCAACATCGACGCCGCCGCGCTCAACGCCCGTCTGACAGCGATGGCCACCGGTGTCCACAAGCGTGATGGACGCACCATGAGCCAGCGCCGCGCCGACGCTCTACTCGCACTCGCGCACGGCAGACAAGACCTGGACTGCCGGTGTGAGGACTGCGCACCCGAACCCGCCGCAGAGGAACCCGCCGCGCAGGAGCTCGACGCCTCCGATGCCGGTGTTGGGCCGGTGGCCGACAAGAACGATGAATGCGCGTGCACGTGCACCAGGTGCCGGGCTCCGCGTCCGACGTTTCACATCGTGGCCAACGAGTCCACGATGCAGGGTCGCGACAACGATCCCAGCGTGCTCGATGGTTACGGGCTCATCGATGCCGATGCCATGCGCGCTCTGTTCGCCGATGCCACCCATACCTTCGTCACCGCCGGCGGGCGCACCGAACCGGCCGAAGCCGATGCGGCGGCCGCCGCCGCCGCGAGCCGGTATGTGCCCGGCAAGAAGCTGCAGGCACTCGTGCGTGCCGGAGAGTTGTGTTGCACGTTCCCCGGCTGCAATCAGCCGGTGTGGACGGTCGACCTCGACCACACCCAGCCGTTTGACCACCGCAACCCCGACAGCGGTGGGAAAACCATGCAACGGAATCTGAAACCGTTGTGCCGGTTTCATCACCGCATCAAAACCTTCGGCCGGTGGCGCGATTCCCAGGACGAGTACCTGGCGATCGGGTTCGAAGCACCCACCGGCCATGTGTACCTGGGTAATCCGTTCACCGGACGGGACCTGTTCAGCTCGTTGAAGACCCAGCCGCCCGACCACCCGGCCCGGCAGCGACTCGACGATGAGCGAGTCGCCCGCACCGACACCCACCGCCGACGACAAGACGACTGGGACCGCAACAACCCACCACCGTTCTGACACCGAATCGGAAAGTGGCTGGGTGGAGGCTCCTTTCGATACGCCCTCCGCAAGCTCCGGGCTACTCGAGGGGCGGATGGGGACGTCTCGTCGCGCGCTCCGGGCTACTCAAGGCGGGGATGGGGCATCGGCGCTACTCAACTCTGGCTACTGGAACTGAGAACGTCAGGGCCGGGAAGACCTAGGCTGGAAACATGTCTGGAACGTCGCTGTCGGGTCCCGCGGTCCGCGAATTCCTGGCCTCCGGTACCAAGACCGGCCATCTCGGTTACACCGCCTCCGACGGGCGGCCCCTCGTCGTCCCGGTGTGGTTCGTCGTCGACGGCGACCGGCTGGCCTTCAACACCGGCGCCACCACCGCGAAAGGGCGTGCGCTCCTGCGTGATCCGCGGGTGACGATGTCGGTGGACCTGCAGGAGCCGCCGTACGGGTTCGTCCAGGTGCAGGGGCGTGCGGTGGTGACGGAGGATCTCGACGAGGTGCGTCGGATCGCCACGATGTGCGGCGCGCGGTATATGGGCGAGGAGCGCGCCGAGGAGTTCGGCGCGCGCAACGGAGTGCCCGGCGAGCTGGGCCTCTGGATCGAACCGAGCAAGGTCATCGCGGTCCTCGATGTCACCGCCTGACAGTTCGGCACCGACGGCGTCGAGACGGCGTCGCGCCCGGCCCGCGGCACGGTTCGCGCCGACGCTGCCGAAACAGTGCTTGGGCTTCATGGTGGGTTCGGCGCTGTTCGCCCTGGGGTCGGTGCCGGGATTCGGGCAGCTCGTCGGCGCCGACACCGTCAACCTGTGCTACTTCGTCGGCGCATGGTTCTTCACCGGGGCCGGCTTCATCCAGCTGGTGCGCAGTGCAACACCGGCCGAACTCGAGTCCTCGATGCCGGGCTCGGCGGTCCGTGCCGAATGGCTGAGCGCCGCAACGCAATCCGTAGGAACCATCCTGTTCAACATCTCGACGACCAGTGCGCTGTTCGCCCACACCGTCGCCGGCGAACGCCACCTGGTGTGGTCGCCCGATGCCGGCGGCTCGATCGCCTTCCTCATCAGTGGCGCGGTCGCCTTCGTCGCCTACTCGCGGTCGGCCGGCAGTGGTGTCGATCTTCGGAGCCGCGACTGGTGGTCGGTCCTGGTGAACTGGGTGGGGTGCGTGGCGTTCGGGGTGTCGGCGGTGGGTGCCTTCGTCGCCAGGGACGGCGTGACCGCCGATGCCGTCGCCGCGAATGCCGGGACCTTCGTGGGTGCTCTCTGTTTCCTCGTGGCGTCGGCGATCGTGCTGCCCGGGGCCCGGAACCGCTGATCGCCGCTCACGGGTACGTCTCGACGCCGGATGTGGCACTGATCCGACTTGCGGCGTCGAACCGCGGCCCGGAACATATGTCCGATGCGCGGAAGGACGCGCGATCGCGGCGGGTTCGCCGGTGCCGCGGACACCGAGGTGTGACGGGGGAGTTCGATGAGGGTGTCGATTCGTTCAGGGGTTGCTGCTGCACTGGTCTTGATCGCGGTGACCGGGGTGGGTGCGTTCGGTGCGGGTCCGTCCGCGGCGCTTCCGCGTTCGCCCGGTGACACCCCGATGTGTGCGGGCGTGGGAACGCCACGCACCGTGGTCGCTCAACCGACGGCATTCGAGGCGGTCGCCTTCGACCGGTCCGGCCGAATGCTGGTCAGCGACCTGATGGGAAATCGGCTCATCGCGGTCGACCGACCGGGCGCGGCACCGAGGAGGGTCGCGCGGGTCGAGTCGCCGGGTGGGATCGCGCCACTGCCGAACGGAAGGGTTCTCGTCGGCTCGGGCAGTGGCCCCGCCGCGGCGGTGTCCCCGGACTCCGCATCGCTCGTCGAGGTGAACCCGGGTACGGGTGCGCACAGCGTGTACGCCGACGGGCTGTCGATGGCGAACGGAGTGGTGCGGGCGCCCGACGGGACGGTCTACGCCTCCAGCAACATCGTGTCCGCGATCGATCGGATCAGCCCGGATCGCAAGGTGTCTCGCGCCTGGTTCAGCGACTCCCCGGGCAACGGGCTGGCGGTGTCCGCGGACGGGCGGACGCTGTTCGCGAACGTGTCCCTCGGTGACTCCCGGGTCCTCGCCGTCGACACCGCGACCGGGACCTCACGGACGTACTTCCGTCCGCCCGCCGGGCTCGACTGGGTGTTCTTCGACGACCTCGACATCGACGCCGGCGGCACGCTCTATGCCCCGATCTACCTCGGTGGACAGGTCTGGCGGATCGGCCGGGACGGATCGCATTGCGCATTGGCCGAGAACCTCACGACGCCGGCCGGGATCTCCGTCGGCGCTAGCAGGGCCGGTTTCTCCGCCAGGAGCGTCTACGTGACCACGCACGCCGGTTCCGTCATCGAGATCCCCGGCGCGGTTCCGCCGATCGCACGCTGAGCAGGCAAGTACGGTCCGGGTCAGACGCCGTAGTCCCGGAGGAGGCCGGTGTAGCGTTTGGGTCCCGGCGCGGCGAACTCGCCGGACGCCGTCCCGGTGTACAAACCCATCGCGGCCATCGCCGACAGCATCCCAACCCCGGCCGACACCCCGTCGATCACCGGTACGCCGAGCTCCGCACTGATGGTGCGCGCGTGATCGGCCATGCCCGCGCAGCCGAGCACGATGGCGTCGGAGCTGTCTTCGAGCAGCGCCTCCCGGCAGGACTTGGTGAGGATCTCGGCCGTGTCGGGATTCGTCTCGAGTTCCAGGACCGGTATCTCACACGCGTGCACACCGAGGCAGTGTCGTCCGAAACCGTAGTGGTTCATCAGGTCCCGCGTGCGTCCCATGCTCCGGGCGAGCGTGGTGACGACCGAGAATCCGCGACCGAGCGGCGCCGCGAGGTGGAACGCCGCCTCGGCGATACCGAGTACCGGTGCCGACGCCACCTCACGGGCGGCGTCGAGACCCGGGTCGCCGAAGCAGGCGAGCAGGTAGCCGTCGGCGGCCGGGTCGTCCGCGATCGCCCGGAGCACACCGGGTATGGCGAGGGCTTCGTCGTAGTGGCTCTCGATGGAGGCCGGTCCCGTCGGCGAGGTGACCGCGGTGACAACGGTGTCGGGCCGCGCGAGGAGATCGCGCGGCCCGAGAGATCACCGTTGTCATCTCCCGAGATGTGTTGGGGTTGATGACAGTCAGTCGCATCAGCTGTTCGTGGTCTCCTCGGTGGTGGCTGCCACGACCGGCTCCGGCGTCGGTTCGACCACGGGTTCACCCGCGGCGTCGACCGCGATGTCGGTGGTGGTGTCCGCGGTGGGTGCCGAACCGTGGATCAGATGCGTGGGAACGAATTTCATACCCAGCCAGTAGATCGCCAGCCCGAGTCCGGCGCCGATGAACCAGGTGAAGCTCGCCTGGTAGGCGGTGCCGAAGATGACGACACAGATCGGCAGGATGGACGCGACGACGGTCGAGGCCACCGCCACCGGATTCCATCCGTTGCGGTACCAGTAGGTCCCTTCGGGCTTCATGGTGAACAGGTCGTCGACGACGATCTTCTGCTTCTTGACCAGGTAGAAATCGGCGATGAGGATGCCGAACAGCGGACCGATCACCGCGCCGAGCGTGTCCATCGTGTAGTGGATCGCCGTCGGGTTGTTGAAGAGGTTCCATGGGGTGATCAGCACCGAGCCGACCGCCGCGATCATGCCGCCGGTACGCCAGCTGATCTTGGTGGGGGCCACATTCGAGAAGTCGAAGGCGGGGGACACGAAGTTGGCGACGATGTTGATACCGATGGTGGCGATGGCGAAGGTCAGCACGCCGAGTACGGCGGCGGTGGTGTTGTCGATCTTGTCGACGATGTGGACCGGGTCGGTGATGATGTTGCCGTCCTCGTCCGTGCCGATCACCGTCACCGCAGCCGAGACGGTGCACACGACGAGCAGCGAGAAGAACAGGAAGTTGACCGGCAGACCCCAGAAGTTGCCCTTCTTGACCTCGCCGAAACTCTTTCCGTAGCGCGAGAAGTCGCCGAAGTTGAGCATCGGCCCGGAGAAGTACGAGACCACCAGCGCGAACGCACTGATCATCATGGTGAACGACGACCAGCCGGACAGGCCCTCACCCACCGAGAGATCGAGGCTCACGTTGTCCCAGCCGGCCTTCGCGATCAGGTAGCCGGCGAGCACGATCATCACCACGTAGACCGCCGGGCCGCAGAAGTCGATGAACTTGCGGATCGTGTCCATACCGTTCCAGAACACGAACGCCTGCAGGACCCACATCAGGAGGAAGCCGGCCCAGCCGAGCGCCGAGAGACCGAGGAATCCATGCTGGTCGACGTCACCCCACGGTTCGAGACCCGGCCAGAACTTGAGCGCCAGCAGGCCGAACGCGACCGAGGCGAGGTAGGTCTGGATGCCGTACCAGACCACCGCGATCGCGCCGCGGATGATGGCCGGGATGTTGGCGCCCTTGACGCCGAAGGAGACCCGCGTCGTCACCGGGTACGGAACGCCCGCGATCTGCGAGGGCTTGGCGACGAGGTTGCAGAGGATGTTGACGGCCACGATGCCCACCAGAAGGGCGACGAGGACCTGCCAGGCGGCGATGCCCAGCGCGAACAGGCTACCGGCGAAGACGTACCCGCCGACGCTGTGGACGTCGGACATCCAGAACGCGAAGATGTTGTACCAGGTCCACTTCTGTTCCTTCAGTGGCGCGAGGTCGGTGTTGGTGAGTCGATCGTCGTAGCCGGCCTTGATGATGCTCTCGCCCGCGGCGCCGTGATGCGACTGGGCCGCGTCGGCGGGGGTTGGTGTGGACATGTGTTCTCCCGGTTTGTCTCTCAGCGGTGTCGATTTCGCTCTCAGGTGCGGAACGCTGATGGGACAAAAGTAGGAACGCTTTGTTACCTGTCGATGAACGCGCAGATATATTCCGCAGGGCGGACGGCCCCGTCAGAACGTGTCAGTCGTGGCGGACCGCGAGCAGGGCTGCCGTCTCGATGATCGCGCTCTCGAGTCGCTGGTGGTGGCGGCTCGCGACCTCCAGGACCGCGGTGGTGTCGCGGTCGGCGAAGGCGTCGAGCAGTGCTTCGTGATCGGAGTTGAGTGCCGCCTGCGTCTCCGACGGTACCGACCGCATCATCTGGAAGGGCTCGGTGAGGTTCCAGGTCGCCTCGAACATGTTGAGCAGTCGCGGCATCGCGCACGGGACGGTGAGGGCGCGATGAAAGTCGCGGGAGATGTCGTGAAAAGCCTTGCCGTCGTTGTACTTCACCGCGACGAGCAGTTCGGCGTGGTGGTCACGGGCGAGCTGTAGTGAGGCCTCGTCGATGAGCTCGACCGATCTGGCGAGGGCGGCCTGTTCGAGGGTTCCGCGGACGAAGTAGATCTCGCGGAGCTCCTCGGTCGAGGGCTGGCTCACGCGGTATCCGGCGTTGGGGCGATGCACGACGAGACCCTCGCCGACGAGGGTCTTGAGCGCTTCGCGCACCGGTATCGGACTGACCTGGAAGACGTCGGCGATCTCGGCGGGCGGGATCTGGGTCCCGGGAGGTGCACCACCGGAGAGGATCAGCCTGCGGAGCTCCTCGAGGACGTTGGCGCGGGTGTTGCCCGTGCGGGTCTCCGCGAGCTGTGCGAGCAACCGGT belongs to Gordonia westfalica and includes:
- a CDS encoding CaiB/BaiF CoA transferase family protein encodes the protein MSSTTPHNSGKPGPLSSIRVIEFAGIGPGPHAAMLLADLGADVVRVQRPGSLPKPGVNADALLRGRRVVEANLKDETDRATILELVAKADVIIEGFRPGVMERLGFGPDDLAAVNPGLVYGRMTGWGQEGPRANLAGHDINYISLTGLLHAIGRKDDRPVPPLNLAGDFGGGSMFLVVGVLAALLERGISGKGQVVDAAMVDGASVLGQMMWAFRGTGLWSDTRGVNMLDTGAPYYEVYETSDGKYMAVGAIEPQFYAELLKGLGLADADLPAQNDIANWGKLKEVFTDTFNSRTRDEWAKIFDGTDACTSPVLTFAEAPSDAHMAARANLVDIDGVTQAQVAPRFSRTQPETPVAPATEAVDPKTLWA
- the mftE gene encoding mycofactocin biosynthesis peptidyl-dipeptidase MftE produces the protein MTGPSTLGQCSWPDLDGKVITLVVPLGSVEQHGPHLPLDTDTRIASAVADVVCERLVAEDILRAPDLNYGASGEHEGFAGTISIGHDALRGMLIEYGRSACRWARRIVFVNGHGGNTRTLIDAVTRLRYEGRDAAWFPCAFPGADAHAGFTETSVLLHVSPSMVDTARAVAGNREPVGALLGAMREGGVGAVSPNGVLGDPTEATADEGRRLVAEVTDRLGEALVSWQVDELGRLG
- the mftG gene encoding mycofactocin system GMC family oxidoreductase MftG, with translation MSSPDERLTADVVIVGAGSAGCVLAERLSRDPGRDVVLLERGPGRRPGPEARDLRALPIGDHARYVVRHVTDLDGLTAARGSAVGGSSAVNGGYFLRWHRDDFADWPAGWDLDAVDAAYSELDGIAGSMSVSPVSDDELGDAGGAFERYWSARVPVRPVDARWPVVGVNRVLGNRSGMLRRTAAEAYLEQALDRPNLRVLADCEVRRLAVSGGRRVTGVRADRFAVSAGEVILAAGTLGTAQLLLVSGLEALDGADHLEAGEHRGLAVSYRRMAPADPGMVLPTVVHTDDGLEIRCYRDDFAAFIDGLPPTGPMVEVTAMSRSPVRLVAGDERVRLEFGEPSPEVTVSMRAGADRVVEMLRSREFAGIVVPGSASVAAVPGFSQHAWGTMPMGVRTDALGAVHGAEGLRIVDGSILPTGGRSGPHATIMMMAVHIGNRLAGLG
- a CDS encoding HNH endonuclease signature motif containing protein, encoding MAFEFGTIDPVGDVPDPGFDVFEPLAGLSPEALIATARYSASMNAVNTCRMAMAASLLHDHREEDYQLRRSQVHSGQAESVDDLMAMTAEVLAGRDPYEEFGPNGFEQATAEFGAAMNMTSAQARDMIRTGDAMRYRLPLTGTTLACARIDMSRFQIAMKRTDFVDDATMPTVDAALAEAILARDPMSTTRFTTMVDQIVHTHAPDAVKRRNEHAARDRGLTIRPDRHQPGQSRIAGHVPNIDAAALNARLTAMATGVHKRDGRTMSQRRADALLALAHGRQDLDCRCEDCAPEPAAEEPAAQELDASDAGVGPVADKNDECACTCTRCRAPRPTFHIVANESTMQGRDNDPSVLDGYGLIDADAMRALFADATHTFVTAGGRTEPAEADAAAAAAASRYVPGKKLQALVRAGELCCTFPGCNQPVWTVDLDHTQPFDHRNPDSGGKTMQRNLKPLCRFHHRIKTFGRWRDSQDEYLAIGFEAPTGHVYLGNPFTGRDLFSSLKTQPPDHPARQRLDDERVARTDTHRRRQDDWDRNNPPPF
- a CDS encoding PPOX class F420-dependent oxidoreductase gives rise to the protein MSGTSLSGPAVREFLASGTKTGHLGYTASDGRPLVVPVWFVVDGDRLAFNTGATTAKGRALLRDPRVTMSVDLQEPPYGFVQVQGRAVVTEDLDEVRRIATMCGARYMGEERAEEFGARNGVPGELGLWIEPSKVIAVLDVTA
- a CDS encoding SMP-30/gluconolactonase/LRE family protein encodes the protein MSIRSGVAAALVLIAVTGVGAFGAGPSAALPRSPGDTPMCAGVGTPRTVVAQPTAFEAVAFDRSGRMLVSDLMGNRLIAVDRPGAAPRRVARVESPGGIAPLPNGRVLVGSGSGPAAAVSPDSASLVEVNPGTGAHSVYADGLSMANGVVRAPDGTVYASSNIVSAIDRISPDRKVSRAWFSDSPGNGLAVSADGRTLFANVSLGDSRVLAVDTATGTSRTYFRPPAGLDWVFFDDLDIDAGGTLYAPIYLGGQVWRIGRDGSHCALAENLTTPAGISVGASRAGFSARSVYVTTHAGSVIEIPGAVPPIAR
- a CDS encoding NCS1 family nucleobase:cation symporter-1 gives rise to the protein MSTPTPADAAQSHHGAAGESIIKAGYDDRLTNTDLAPLKEQKWTWYNIFAFWMSDVHSVGGYVFAGSLFALGIAAWQVLVALLVGIVAVNILCNLVAKPSQIAGVPYPVTTRVSFGVKGANIPAIIRGAIAVVWYGIQTYLASVAFGLLALKFWPGLEPWGDVDQHGFLGLSALGWAGFLLMWVLQAFVFWNGMDTIRKFIDFCGPAVYVVMIVLAGYLIAKAGWDNVSLDLSVGEGLSGWSSFTMMISAFALVVSYFSGPMLNFGDFSRYGKSFGEVKKGNFWGLPVNFLFFSLLVVCTVSAAVTVIGTDEDGNIITDPVHIVDKIDNTTAAVLGVLTFAIATIGINIVANFVSPAFDFSNVAPTKISWRTGGMIAAVGSVLITPWNLFNNPTAIHYTMDTLGAVIGPLFGILIADFYLVKKQKIVVDDLFTMKPEGTYWYRNGWNPVAVASTVVASILPICVVIFGTAYQASFTWFIGAGLGLAIYWLGMKFVPTHLIHGSAPTADTTTDIAVDAAGEPVVEPTPEPVVAATTEETTNS
- a CDS encoding GntR family transcriptional regulator; this encodes MNRRMTDRLLAQLAETRTGNTRANVLEELRRLILSGGAPPGTQIPPAEIADVFQVSPIPVREALKTLVGEGLVVHRPNAGYRVSQPSTEELREIYFVRGTLEQAALARSVELIDEASLQLARDHHAELLVAVKYNDGKAFHDISRDFHRALTVPCAMPRLLNMFEATWNLTEPFQMMRSVPSETQAALNSDHEALLDAFADRDTTAVLEVASRHHQRLESAIIETAALLAVRHD